GGAAACACTTTCAGACATCCATAGTTGACCAGTTGTGAATGTACAGCTTGTATCTACTTCAATCTATTGTTCAAGATTAAGCGGAAGTACACCAAAAATCTACAAACTGTATTTGGCATGATGCTTCCTTAGCAGTGCTACTATTTAAAAAAGCTGAGTGGCTCTTTTAACTTTAAGGAGGGGACTACAGCTGCTACATATAACTTTGACATTTTTCTCCCATTTATATACAATATGTACAAGTGGTCCGACTCCACTATATCTCTTTTGTCAGAGTTAAATTACTAAGAGGCCACAGTGAtgatatttcttttttaatcacAGTGAATTTCATTATATGTGGGAAAAATCTGAATATCAGACATGACTTGTTTCACTCTTTGAGTGCTCCACTCCTCAACATGCGATTTCTCCTTCCTCATATCATTCATTTTCTGTTCCTTTTCTTTCTTCCTCTTCTCCACTTTCTAAGGGGAACAGGACTGGAATATGCTGGCCAGGGCCTGAGAAGCAAAGAGGCGAAAAAGAAATACAATGTGTACAAGTGAAAACATCAAGGATTTGCTGTGTACAGAGAGACACAGCATTGCAACAAAAGTGCAGTAAACAGCACACATACTGACACACATGTCTAACAGGATGTGGGCGGGCAGGCTCTTACCTTGTAGAGCGGTGAGCAAATCCCGTCAATATAATCGACCTGCATGTGAGGTAAGCGTGTAAAGTTTTCTCGATCCATCACATTCTGATAGAAACAAAGTGATTTAGCCTCTTTTTGTAAGATTGTGtctattaaatattataataatatccTCATTCATACTGGTAAACCAGTTAATAATTTGCTTTGCTTTGAGAAACTAGACAACATAATGTCCCACTTAATCTCAAACGTAAAGTTTCTCATACAACAAAAGTAGCAAAAATGAACACAATTCTTGACGTACAATTGGCTGCGTTTTAAATTCGCACTTCTCTCTGTCTCCTTAAGAACTCGGTTGCACCAAGTTTAGCAATCTGTTGAggtaaagagaaaaagaaatttgtttgtgtgtgtgtgtgtgtgtgtgtgtgcatgcaatACATAACCGTTGTTCTTTTATGTGTGTGCTTGGCTGCACTTGTGGTTGAGGTACATGTTTTAAGTTCGCAAACAGATGCACGTACAGTACACTTTGAGAATGAGTGAGCGCTCACCCGTTTCTGAACAGGCCATGGTTTGGTTATTGCACATACGTCGCTTGCTGTCATTAGCATTGACCTATTTAAACGATAAACATCAGTTAATATGGGGACAGGAAGTGGTCAAGAGCAAACAAGTGTTAGTGGTAAAagtttcctgttcctgttctaTACTGCAGTAAGACAGAATTTGTACCGTTGTATAAACTGTAAAAGTGTGTTTGTTAGAGTGCATATTTctgaatgtttatattttcttaACTTAACAGTTCTGTGCGGTCTTCATCCTTCCACAGACAGCTGCTGTTTTGAGCACGCTCAAAGAACATAGTTCTCTTCCTGAAGAAGCACTAAAAACATGCATATAAAATGTACACTGCTATAGTATTACACACAAAGAATGTTTTGAGTAAACATCAATGTGGATGACTAGAGATGATGGCTACTCTATATAAACAGTAAGATCTGTTGCCAGAATTTTCTTCTCAATCATCTGCACACAAGCCTTGTAATCTTTCTTAGAGAGCGAGCTGACAATCTGACTGCCCTGAGAGAGACAAGGGTGGAAAAGAATTGATTTTATAATTGgatttgttttaaaatcaataaatgaaTCAATAAACTGTATTAAATTGAATGAGTGAGTTATGAATAGAAGTATgagtggatggatggatggatggatggatcgTACAGGGTTGTTGAGAATGAGAAGGCACATATCAAAATGATGATGCTCCAGGGATGAATGGCCATACAGCAAGAGGCTGGTTACTCCTATAAAACAGAAGATAAGAGAACAGGGCAAATTTAGAAATGTCACATGTACAGCATAATAAATTACTGAGTTCCCTTGAGTTCATCTGCTGCCTGGAGTATGGCAAACATGCACTGGGCGGTGCTTAATGCATGACACCAGTTATGATAGGCTACGTTCCTGTAGCCCTTCCTTACACTCAACACCCACTGACACAGGCTCTGAAACGACATTCTTTATCCATCACTTACAAGTAATTCTTTAAGcttaagcactttattttacagccCTGTTTCCCatactgtgtttttattacagtaaatataacaactgggtaataactaggtactaaccctgaacctacccctaaacctaaacttat
This sequence is a window from Triplophysa rosa linkage group LG4, Trosa_1v2, whole genome shotgun sequence. Protein-coding genes within it:
- the pde5aa gene encoding LOW QUALITY PROTEIN: cGMP-specific 3',5'-cyclic phosphodiesterase (The sequence of the model RefSeq protein was modified relative to this genomic sequence to represent the inferred CDS: inserted 4 bases in 2 codons; deleted 1 base in 1 codon) yields the protein MESREGHENDQSFCLHVLSSHMTLFGLILENSQLYENSEQDSKSKQLLQELALLVSHDYPSVDVMLNKMSGIILPVTHVCQLANKRNAALPGTDVSSRADERFLEDFAVYCALGLEKFNTQQMGDKIRAKLDVTKEVLFYQISASQEELQALEEAIIPSADVLCLRDFGFSDFDMSQMAMAQAVVRMLLDLNLLQEFSIDYKSLCQWVLSVRKGYRNVAYHNWCHALSTAQCMFAILQAADELKGTSNLLCCTCDISKFALFSYLLFYRSNQPLXLYGHSSLEHHHFDMCLLILNNPVRSIHPSIHPLILLFITHSFNLIQFIDSFIDFKTNPIIKSILFHPCLSQGSQIVSSLSKKDYKACVQMIEKKILATDLTCFFRKRTMFFERAQNSSCLWKDEDRTELLRSMLMTASDVCAITKPWPVQKRIAKLGATEFLXGDREKCEFKTQPINVMDRENFTRLPHMQVDYIDGICSPLYKALASIFQSCSP